In Spodoptera frugiperda isolate SF20-4 chromosome 1, AGI-APGP_CSIRO_Sfru_2.0, whole genome shotgun sequence, the following are encoded in one genomic region:
- the LOC118273036 gene encoding CKLF-like MARVEL transmembrane domain-containing protein 7 yields MAYPNQLPPPPPQTMGSTNTVFITELRFDLSYLTTLPGILKAVVVLFNLIGFICIQSSAFWSNGRGVYFNIVAHLGLWFSGILLALYLFHVVEKYHNIKWLKIEMIAYIVMVFLYLIASTIVVAFGAAGYSAAGFFGYLAMVLYGGDAFLKYKALMAGELAQGHRVQAKQTHVTTPPALP; encoded by the exons ATGGCGTACCCCAACCAGctgcccccgcccccgccccagACCATGGGGTCCACAAACACGGTCTTCATCACGGAGTTACGATTCGACCTCTCGTATTTGACAACTTTGCCAGGGATACTTAAGGCTGTTGTTGTG CTGTTCAACTTAATCGGGTTCATCTGCATCCAGTCATCCGCATTCTGGTCAAATGGACGAGGAGTATACTTCAACATAGTGGCTCACCTGGGGCTCTGGTTCTCCGGCATCCTGCTGGCGCTGTACCTGTTCCACGTGGTGGAGAAGTACCACAACATCAAGTGGCTGAAGATTGAGATGATCGCGTACATTGTGATGGTGTTCCTGTACCTGATTGCGTCTACTATTGTCGTGGCGTTTGGAGCAGCTGGATACTCTGCTGCAGGG TTCTTCGGCTACCTAGCGATGGTGCTGTACGGAGGAGATGCCTTCCTCAAGTATAAAGCGCTGATGGCTGGCGAGCTCGCGCAGGGGCACCGCGTGCAAGCCAAGCAGACGCACGTGACCACGCCCCCCGCGTTGCCATAG